Genomic window (Streptococcus suis S735):
ACGCTGCTTGTATACTGGCTTGTTGAACTCACACTTTGATTTCCATATATATTTTGATTAGGCACTACATAGGATTCTTGTGAGGTCTCACTAGCTTCAGCAAGGTCCGTTGACTGACTAGTCCCTGTTTCAGATACTTTTTTCTCATCAGCTACTTTTTGGGCTGCTTCCGCTCTGACCAACTCCGCTTTTAGCTTAGCCTGTGTTTGAGCATCTGTCTGCTGTCCCACTAGCTCTTTTACTTGGTCAATCCGTTTCTGTAATGCTGCTTTTTTAGTCGCATCCGTAACCTTGTTTACTGCAGATTGTGCCTCTGCAAGTTTCTCTTCAGTATGTGTTCCTTCTAATACAATGACAGCATTCTCAGC
Coding sequences:
- a CDS encoding lipoprotein, with translation MEKKFEKLSLAEIGIISFMGLILLISLGASWYKNAQSETSDTKTVQQVSNQKKTVDTLFQDAENAVIVLEGTHTEEKLAEAQSAVNKVTDATKKAALQKRIDQVKELVGQQTDAQTQAKLKAELVRAEAAQKVADEKKVSETGTSQSTDLAEASETSQESYVVPNQNIYGNQSVSSTSQYTSSVASTSTSTSVPPTSEGAPVVETPTVSEAPAETTDSTTSLVESVETVPTADESSPDNP